A section of the Acropora muricata isolate sample 2 chromosome 4, ASM3666990v1, whole genome shotgun sequence genome encodes:
- the LOC136914986 gene encoding uncharacterized protein, translating to MVATGNHYKCRPLFLLLVVESFSICSSVLPTYTPALQNDNSEREDLIEHYFHLGLGYSEILLFLVSLHGCFLSLRQLKRILKQRGLGRRRNRSNPRVVCDAIEQELRGSGSAIGYRLMTHRLLHVHGLSTDKETVRELLKILDPEGVELRSRHRLRRRQYKTAGPNHIWHIDGYDKLKPFGFCIHAAIDGYSRRIMWIEVGPTNNDPFVIAQYYLDCVRQIGGIPKIIRADCGTENVNVAILQRFFHNQDQSFLYGKSSSNQRIEAWWGMLKRGGMGWWISFFKDLRDCGLYLDDDVIEAECLKFCFMPVIREELHKFAMQWNLHKIRPSRNEESPSGRPDLLYHIPDLTGARDLMIPVSLDDVEMAEQLCAVRSPEHGCSEEFFELVSLIMQEKGLTMPSTADDALVLFCTLIDDIMDI from the coding sequence ATGGTGGCCACAGGGAATCATTATAAATGCCGTCCGTTGTTCCTTCTGCTTGTTGTTGAATCATTCTCCATATGCTCATCGGTTTTGCCTACCTATACACCTGCTTTACAAAATGACAATTCGGAACGTGAAGATCTGATTGAACACTACTTTCATTTAGGCCTTGGTTACAGCGAGATATTGCTATTCTTGGTATCGTTGCATGGTTGCTTTTTGAGCCTTCGCCAACTGAAGAGGAtattaaaacaacgtggacttGGTAGAAGAAGAAACCGTTCAAATCCTCGAGTAGTCTGTGACGCTATTGAGCAAGAATTACGTGGTAGTGGAAGTGCGATTGGCTACAGACTAATGACTCATAGACTGCTACATGTACATGGTTTATCAACAGACAAGGAAACTGTTCGAGAACTGTTAAAGATATTAGATCCCGAAGGGGTTGAGCTTAGGTCGAGACATCGATTACGAAGAAGACAATACAAAACGGCAGGTCCTAATCACATATGGCACATCGATGGTTACGATAAACTGAAGCCTTTTGGCTTCTGTATTCATGCCGCTATCGATGGTTACAGCAGGCGCATAATGTGGATAGAAGTGGGCCCTACAAACAATGATCCCTTTGTGATAGCTCAATACTACCTAGACTGTGTAAGACAGATAGGAGgaattccaaaaataataagGGCAGATTGTGGCACAGAAAATGTTAACGTGGCTATTTTACAACGATTTTTCCACAATCAAGACCAAAGTTTCTTATATGGGAAATCGTCATCTAATCAACGCATCGAGGCCTGGTGGGGTATGCTTAAGAGGGGTGGTATGGGCTGGTGGATTAGTTTTTTTAAAGATCTAAGAGACTGTGGACTTTATTTAGACGACGATGTTATAGAAGCCGAATGTCTTAAGTTTTGCTTCATGCCAGTTATACGGGAAGAGCTTCACAAGTTTGCCATGCAGTGGAATTTGCACAAGATAAGACCATCACGAAATGAAGAATCTCCAAGTGGGCGGCCAGATTTACTCTACCATATTCCAGACTTGACGGGTGCGAGAGATTTAATGATACCAGTTTCACTTGACGATGTGGAAATGGCAGAGCAACTCTGCGCCGTCAGATCTCCAGAGCACGGTTGCTCCGAggagttttttgaattggtaTCGTTAATTATGCAGGAAAAAGGCCTAACAATGCCTTCAACGGCAGATGATGCATTGGTTCTGTTCTGTACCCTGATAGATGACATCATGGATATCTAA